A section of the Rhipicephalus sanguineus isolate Rsan-2018 chromosome 11, BIME_Rsan_1.4, whole genome shotgun sequence genome encodes:
- the LOC119374280 gene encoding peroxynitrite isomerase THAP4-like encodes MPANCVAFGCTQYYYGKGNSSFFRFPSAKVSANRRALWISAVKRANPDGSLWQPTEHSRICGAHFITGRPSKFVNHPDYVPTVFTYSKTPGEAAVRRHSRRVKRQKDCERAANTGSHKENSLISESTDSPVSQEQHVDAGMECPEHDATPPGALLPVQPPGNGESETSVICRHVLSVLKQFRSENTKNKNVIKYM; translated from the exons ATGCCTGCAAACTGTGTTGCTTTCGGGTGCACACAATACTATTACGGAAAGGGAAACTCTAGCTTCTTCCGTTTTCCATCGGCGAAAGTGAGTGCGAATAGAAGGGCTCTGTGGATATCCGCAGTAAAACGTGCCAACCCGGACGGCTCGTTGTGGCAGCCGACAGAGCATTCCCGAATCTGCGGGGCTCACTTTATTACAG GCCGGCCTTCGAAGTTTGTGAACCACCCGGACTATGTACCGACAGTGTTCACGTACAGCAAGACTCCGGGCGAGGCTGCTGTACGGCGGCACAGTCGTCGCGTGAAGAGACAAAAAGACTGCGAAC GAGCTGCCAACACGGGTTCCCACAAGGAAAACAGCCTGATTAGTGAATCTACAGACAGTCCAGTCAGTCAAGAGCAGCATG TTGACGCAGGAATGGAATGTCCAGAGCATGATGCTACACCTCCAGGAGCATTACTGCCAGTCCAACCACCAGGGAATGGTGAGTCGGAAACTTCTGTGATCTGTCGTCACGTTCTCAGTGTTCTCAAACAGTTCAGAAGTGAAAACACAAAGAACAAAAATGTTATAAAATATATGTAG